One segment of Methylocella silvestris BL2 DNA contains the following:
- a CDS encoding TIGR00282 family metallophosphoesterase, whose protein sequence is MRLLFIGDVVGRAGRSIISAELPKLRAEWGLDFVIVNGENAAGGFGITEAVCDEFLAAGADCVTLGNHAFDQRDALVFIARQPRLIRPVNYPRGTPGRGANLIEAASGARVLVVNVLGRVFMDALDDPFAAIERELEACPLGVGCDAAVVDFHAEASSEKQAFGYFVDGRVSLVVGTHTHVPTADCRILAQRTAYMTDAGMTGDYDSVIGMDKEEPVRRFTTKLPTSRFEPASGPATLCGVAVELDGQGLALAVAPVRIGGRLAEARPGFWQGS, encoded by the coding sequence ATGCGTCTTCTTTTCATCGGCGATGTCGTCGGCCGCGCCGGCCGTTCCATCATTAGCGCCGAGCTGCCGAAGCTGCGCGCGGAATGGGGCCTCGATTTCGTCATCGTCAATGGCGAGAACGCGGCCGGCGGCTTTGGCATCACCGAGGCGGTCTGCGACGAGTTTCTGGCCGCCGGGGCCGATTGCGTCACGCTCGGCAATCATGCCTTCGACCAGCGCGACGCGCTTGTCTTCATCGCCCGCCAGCCGCGCCTGATCCGTCCCGTCAACTATCCGCGCGGAACGCCCGGGAGGGGCGCCAATTTGATCGAGGCGGCCTCGGGCGCGCGCGTGCTTGTCGTCAATGTGTTGGGGCGGGTGTTCATGGACGCGCTCGACGATCCCTTTGCGGCGATCGAGCGCGAGCTTGAGGCTTGCCCGCTCGGCGTCGGCTGCGACGCGGCGGTGGTCGATTTCCACGCCGAGGCGTCGAGCGAAAAGCAGGCGTTCGGCTATTTCGTCGACGGCCGCGTCTCGCTGGTCGTCGGCACGCACACCCATGTGCCGACGGCCGACTGCCGCATTCTCGCGCAGCGCACCGCCTATATGACCGACGCCGGCATGACCGGCGATTACGATTCCGTAATCGGCATGGACAAGGAAGAGCCGGTGCGGCGGTTTACGACCAAGCTGCCGACTTCACGCTTCGAGCCGGCCTCGGGCCCGGCTACCCTCTGCGGCGTCGCGGTGGAGCTGGACGGGCAGGGGCTGGCGCTAGCGGTCGCTCCGGTTCGGATCGGCGGCAGGCTCGCCGAGGCGCGGCCGG
- a CDS encoding 5-formyltetrahydrofolate cyclo-ligase → MQKTPLSKQVLRSEALARRRAASAVIDSEAFAAHLAVTGAAIVAEMQPGIVSAYFSLRDEASTMPLIETLAERGVLTALPITGARGTPLVFRLWRPGDALVSGKMGISEPAPAAAEVAPDLLFVPLAAFDRSGHRIGYGAGFYDRTLASLRARKKIVAVGVAYASQETGKIPHEEHDQRLDFVLTEKELIDCRVSDSA, encoded by the coding sequence ATGCAGAAGACGCCCCTCTCAAAGCAAGTTCTCCGCTCCGAAGCTTTGGCGCGCCGCCGCGCCGCCTCGGCCGTGATCGATTCTGAGGCCTTCGCCGCGCATCTGGCCGTCACGGGCGCGGCGATTGTGGCCGAGATGCAGCCTGGCATCGTCTCGGCCTATTTCTCGCTGCGGGACGAAGCTTCGACCATGCCGCTGATCGAGACGCTGGCCGAACGTGGCGTGCTGACCGCCCTGCCGATCACCGGCGCGCGTGGAACGCCGCTGGTGTTCCGGCTGTGGCGTCCGGGCGATGCGCTGGTCTCCGGCAAGATGGGCATTTCCGAGCCCGCACCGGCGGCGGCCGAGGTCGCGCCGGACCTTTTGTTCGTGCCGCTCGCCGCCTTCGACCGTTCGGGGCACCGGATCGGCTATGGCGCCGGCTTTTACGACCGCACGCTGGCGAGCTTGCGCGCGCGCAAAAAAATCGTCGCGGTCGGCGTCGCCTACGCCAGCCAGGAGACGGGCAAAATCCCGCATGAAGAGCATGACCAGCGGCTCGATTTCGTGCTAACCGAAAAAGAGCTGATCGACTGCCGCGTGTCGGATTCGGCCTGA
- a CDS encoding cell division protein ZapA: MAQVAMQIAGRVYRVACDEGEEPHLEGLARLVDGKIAGMRDKFGEMGDQRLTIMAAVTLADELHESQRRVSELEARLAEVQENAADALSGREAWIDRVTEAVGEASARIERAAQDMSGASRGED, translated from the coding sequence ATGGCCCAGGTCGCCATGCAGATCGCCGGACGCGTTTATCGCGTCGCTTGCGACGAGGGCGAGGAGCCTCATCTCGAAGGCCTCGCGCGGCTGGTCGACGGCAAGATCGCCGGCATGCGGGATAAATTTGGCGAGATGGGCGACCAGCGCCTGACCATCATGGCGGCGGTGACGCTTGCCGATGAATTGCATGAATCGCAGCGCCGCGTCAGCGAACTCGAAGCGCGGCTGGCGGAAGTGCAGGAGAACGCCGCCGACGCCCTCAGCGGCCGCGAGGCGTGGATCGACAGGGTGACGGAGGCCGTCGGCGAGGCCAGCGCCCGCATCGAGCGCGCGGCGCAGGACATGAGCGGGGCCAGCCGCGGCGAGGACTAA
- a CDS encoding DUF4164 domain-containing protein, whose product MRLTGMDIPQRLDDALKRLSASLEKLEAASDRRAKSDAMRANLEEELAVLQDDRSRLAVELDGAIARAVTLEGANEDIARRLKSANAAIRDILGEVENDQ is encoded by the coding sequence ATGCGACTGACAGGAATGGACATCCCCCAACGCCTGGACGACGCCTTGAAGCGCCTTTCCGCCTCGCTCGAGAAGCTTGAGGCGGCGAGCGACCGGCGCGCCAAAAGCGACGCCATGCGCGCCAATCTTGAAGAAGAGCTTGCCGTGCTGCAGGATGACCGCTCGCGGCTGGCCGTCGAGCTCGACGGGGCCATCGCCCGCGCGGTCACGCTCGAGGGCGCAAACGAGGACATTGCGCGCCGGTTGAAGAGCGCCAATGCGGCGATCCGCGACATATTGGGCGAAGTTGAAAACGACCAATAG
- the gap gene encoding type I glyceraldehyde-3-phosphate dehydrogenase: MPVKVAINGFGRIGRNVLRAIAESGRTDIEVVAINDLGPVETNAHLLRFDSVHGRFPGVVTVKGDTIDLGMGPIKVTAVRDPKELPHKDLGVDIALECTGIFTSREKAAAHLVAGAKRVLISAPGDKADLTVVFGVNHGKLTADHLVVSNASCTTNCLAPVAKVLNDAIGIERGFMTTIHSYTGDQPTLDTLHKDLYRARAAALSMIPTSTGAAKAVGLVLPELNGKLDGSAIRVPTPNVSVVDFKFIAKRATSAAEITDAVKAAASGELKGILGFTESPNVSADFNHDSHSSVFHIDQTRVIDGTFVRVLSWYDNEWGFSNRMIDTAVAMGKLI, translated from the coding sequence ATGCCGGTTAAAGTCGCGATCAACGGATTTGGACGCATTGGGCGCAATGTTTTGCGAGCGATCGCCGAATCCGGGCGCACCGACATCGAGGTCGTCGCGATCAACGATCTCGGCCCGGTCGAGACCAACGCCCATCTTTTGCGTTTCGATTCTGTGCATGGCCGGTTTCCGGGCGTCGTCACCGTCAAGGGCGATACGATCGATCTCGGCATGGGCCCGATCAAGGTGACCGCGGTGCGCGATCCGAAGGAGCTGCCGCACAAGGATCTTGGCGTCGACATCGCGCTCGAATGCACCGGTATTTTCACGTCGCGCGAAAAAGCCGCCGCCCATCTTGTCGCCGGGGCCAAGCGCGTCCTGATCTCGGCTCCGGGCGACAAGGCCGACCTCACCGTCGTCTTCGGCGTCAATCACGGCAAGCTGACGGCGGACCATCTCGTCGTCTCCAACGCGTCCTGCACGACGAACTGCCTCGCCCCCGTCGCCAAGGTGCTGAACGACGCCATCGGCATCGAGCGCGGCTTCATGACGACGATCCATTCCTATACCGGCGACCAGCCGACGCTCGACACGCTGCACAAGGATCTCTACCGCGCCCGCGCCGCCGCCCTTTCGATGATCCCGACCTCGACCGGCGCCGCCAAGGCCGTGGGACTGGTGCTGCCGGAACTCAATGGCAAGCTCGACGGCTCGGCGATCCGCGTGCCGACCCCGAATGTTTCGGTGGTCGACTTCAAATTCATCGCCAAGCGCGCGACCAGCGCGGCGGAGATCACCGACGCCGTCAAAGCCGCCGCGAGCGGCGAGCTCAAGGGCATTCTCGGCTTTACCGAGAGCCCGAACGTCTCCGCCGACTTCAACCATGACTCCCATTCCTCGGTCTTTCATATCGACCAGACCCGCGTCATCGACGGAACCTTCGTGCGGGTTCTCTCGTGGTACGATAATGAATGGGGCTTCTCGAACAGGATGATCGACACCGCCGTCGCAATGGGGAAACTTATATGA
- a CDS encoding phosphoglycerate kinase, with product MTRSGQSSPFPTLDDAILGGKRVLVRVDLNVPMENGRITDLTRIDRVLSNIREISQKGAKVIILSHLGRPKNGPEAETSLKSVAVALEHELQQMVYFASDCVGPVAKSSVAALRNGDILLLENTRFHAGETKNDPDFVNQLAELGDLYVNDAFSTSHRAHASTEGIAHKLPAYAGRTMQRELEMLTGMLAHPERPVAAIVGGAKVSTKLELLGNLMRRVEFLFIGGGMANTFLAASGKSVGKSLCETQLAETARKIMADADEANCQLILPVDAIVATRFEPNASCRAVDIDSVGDDDMILDIGPRTISKLVGVLAAARTVVWNGPVGAFETPPFQAGTVALAKVCAVLTKTHSLDTIAGGGDTIAALNQANAFNDFTYVSTAGGAFLEWLEGKLLPGVEALRGQKAA from the coding sequence ATGACGAGATCCGGCCAGTCCTCGCCCTTCCCGACCCTCGACGACGCCATATTGGGCGGCAAGAGGGTTTTGGTCCGGGTCGACCTTAACGTGCCGATGGAGAACGGGCGGATCACCGATCTGACGCGGATCGACCGGGTGCTCTCGAACATCCGCGAAATCTCGCAGAAGGGCGCCAAGGTCATCATCCTCTCGCATCTCGGGCGGCCGAAAAACGGCCCCGAAGCGGAGACGTCGTTGAAATCGGTCGCCGTCGCGCTGGAGCACGAACTGCAGCAGATGGTCTATTTCGCCTCCGATTGCGTCGGGCCGGTCGCCAAATCCTCCGTCGCGGCTTTGCGCAACGGCGACATCCTGCTGCTGGAAAACACCCGCTTCCACGCCGGCGAAACCAAGAACGATCCGGACTTCGTGAATCAGCTGGCCGAGCTCGGCGATCTTTACGTCAACGACGCCTTCTCGACCTCGCATCGCGCGCACGCCTCGACCGAGGGCATCGCCCACAAGCTGCCCGCCTACGCCGGGCGGACCATGCAGCGCGAGCTCGAAATGTTGACCGGCATGCTGGCCCATCCCGAGCGGCCGGTGGCGGCGATCGTCGGCGGAGCCAAGGTCTCGACCAAGCTCGAACTCCTCGGCAATCTGATGCGCCGGGTCGAATTCCTGTTCATCGGCGGCGGCATGGCCAACACCTTTCTGGCCGCCAGCGGCAAAAGCGTCGGCAAGTCGCTCTGCGAGACGCAGCTCGCCGAGACGGCGCGCAAAATCATGGCCGACGCCGACGAGGCCAATTGCCAGCTGATCCTGCCCGTCGACGCCATCGTCGCGACGCGGTTCGAGCCGAACGCCTCCTGCCGCGCCGTCGACATCGATTCGGTCGGCGACGACGACATGATTCTGGATATCGGCCCGCGCACCATCTCAAAGCTCGTCGGCGTGCTGGCGGCGGCGCGCACGGTGGTCTGGAACGGACCCGTCGGCGCCTTCGAGACGCCGCCCTTCCAGGCGGGAACGGTGGCGCTGGCCAAGGTCTGCGCCGTGCTGACCAAGACGCATTCGCTGGACACGATCGCGGGCGGCGGCGACACCATCGCCGCGCTCAATCAGGCCAACGCCTTCAACGACTTCACCTATGTGTCGACGGCAGGCGGCGCCTTTCTGGAATGGCTCGAGGGCAAGCTGCTTCCGGGCGTCGAGGCGCTACGCGGTCAGAAGGCGGCGTGA
- a CDS encoding nucleoside 2-deoxyribosyltransferase — MNEDAEKKKIYLAGPEVFLPDAREIGQRKKELCANYGFRGLFPFDNEVSLSDPEAPLLIYRANLALLRQADCGIFNLTPFRGPSADVGTAFELGLLAGLGTPAFGYSNERASMLERMQRDGQAAFDESTSVWRDASGLSIEDFDNADNLMLDACLAEQGRPLVRTQAAAGHRLTDLAGFELCLELARDYFASAASLRTAARAF; from the coding sequence ATGAATGAGGACGCTGAAAAAAAGAAAATCTACCTCGCGGGGCCCGAGGTGTTTCTGCCTGACGCAAGAGAGATCGGTCAGCGGAAGAAAGAGCTTTGCGCGAACTATGGGTTCAGGGGGCTTTTCCCCTTCGACAACGAAGTCTCGCTGAGCGACCCCGAAGCTCCTCTTCTCATCTACCGCGCCAACCTCGCCCTGCTTCGGCAGGCGGACTGCGGCATTTTTAACCTTACGCCTTTTCGCGGCCCGAGCGCCGATGTGGGAACGGCGTTCGAGCTGGGTCTGCTCGCCGGATTGGGAACGCCCGCCTTCGGCTACAGCAATGAGCGCGCCTCGATGCTCGAACGGATGCAGCGCGACGGTCAGGCTGCCTTCGACGAATCCACGTCAGTCTGGCGCGATGCTTCGGGCCTGTCGATCGAGGACTTTGACAATGCGGACAATCTGATGCTCGACGCATGTCTGGCCGAACAGGGCCGGCCTCTGGTCAGGACGCAAGCCGCTGCAGGCCATCGCTTGACCGATCTCGCGGGCTTCGAGCTTTGCCTTGAGCTGGCGCGGGATTATTTTGCGAGCGCTGCATCCCTGCGCACAGCCGCCCGCGCCTTCTGA
- a CDS encoding tetratricopeptide repeat protein: MTAYAARRRSATPLSRAVLTGAGVLLGALALAGCESANNAIKSGAGVAEVASQSPQEAQANIASLTDVVQRNPNSADAYNTRGVAYAKSGRYNEAIADFSQAIKIAPTAASLTNRALAYRQIGRNDAALTDFNSAIAADANHAPAYLGRANLERASGDLPAAHADLDSAIKLNPENAQAFHARGLIYQREGNHPQAITDFDNAIDRDPFAGAPYLARGQSLIAIGKYDKAIEDFNAALNVDNKNPDAWAGLGLAYEKSGNRAKASESYSRAIVFDPTNQLAKDGLSRVGRG, encoded by the coding sequence ATGACGGCTTACGCGGCCAGACGCAGGAGCGCGACGCCGCTCTCTCGCGCGGTCCTGACAGGCGCTGGCGTCCTCCTTGGCGCGCTGGCGCTGGCGGGCTGCGAATCGGCCAATAATGCGATCAAGAGCGGGGCCGGGGTCGCGGAAGTCGCCAGCCAGTCGCCGCAGGAGGCGCAGGCCAATATCGCCTCGCTGACCGATGTCGTGCAACGTAATCCGAATAGCGCCGACGCCTATAACACCCGCGGCGTCGCCTATGCGAAAAGCGGCCGCTACAATGAGGCGATCGCCGATTTCAGCCAGGCGATCAAGATTGCGCCAACGGCCGCCTCGCTCACCAATCGCGCCCTCGCCTATCGTCAGATCGGCCGCAATGACGCAGCGCTGACGGATTTCAATTCAGCCATCGCGGCGGACGCCAATCACGCGCCGGCCTATCTCGGCCGCGCCAATCTTGAGCGCGCCTCAGGCGATCTTCCGGCGGCCCACGCCGATCTTGATTCCGCAATCAAGCTCAATCCTGAAAACGCCCAGGCGTTTCACGCGCGGGGCCTCATCTATCAGCGCGAAGGCAATCATCCGCAGGCGATCACCGATTTCGACAATGCAATCGATCGCGACCCCTTCGCCGGAGCGCCTTATCTCGCGCGCGGGCAGAGCCTGATCGCGATCGGCAAATACGACAAGGCGATCGAGGATTTCAACGCCGCGCTCAATGTCGACAACAAGAACCCCGACGCCTGGGCCGGGCTTGGCCTCGCCTACGAGAAATCCGGCAATCGCGCCAAGGCGAGCGAATCTTATTCGCGCGCGATCGTGTTCGATCCGACCAACCAACTCGCCAAGGATGGCTTGTCGCGAGTCGGCCGGGGCTAA
- the rpsU gene encoding 30S ribosomal protein S21 yields the protein MQVLVRDNNVDQALKALKKKMQREGIFREMKLRGHYEKPSEKRAREKAEAIRRARKLARKKMQREGLLPMKPKPVVGVR from the coding sequence GTGCAAGTTCTCGTTCGCGACAATAATGTCGATCAGGCCCTGAAGGCGCTTAAGAAAAAAATGCAGCGCGAGGGCATTTTCCGTGAGATGAAGCTGCGCGGCCATTACGAAAAGCCGTCGGAAAAGCGGGCTCGCGAGAAAGCTGAAGCCATTCGTCGCGCCCGCAAGCTCGCTCGCAAGAAGATGCAGCGCGAAGGTCTGCTGCCGATGAAGCCGAAGCCGGTCGTCGGCGTACGTTGA
- a CDS encoding 5-(carboxyamino)imidazole ribonucleotide synthase codes for MAFTLSPGALAPGSRIGILGGGQLGRMLAMAAARLGLHAHIYAPEPDSTAFEVCRERTLAAYEDEEALARFAESVDAVTYEFENVPARTAALLAGLRPVRPSAAALAVCQDRLIEKEFLADIGVATVNFMQVDHAGAMARAVAQLGRPSILKTRRFGYDGKGQVLVREGADLAVTFRSLGGGPAILEAVAPFTKEISVVAARGASGEFAAFDVCENTHENHILKFTTAPARIAVQTAAEAVLLTRAIAEALDYVGVLAVEMFVIEPAGGGEQLLVNEIAPRVHNSGHWTLDGAATSQFEQHIRAIAGWPLGATFLNGSEVEMENLIGEDIYAFEAILREPGACLHLYGKAEARAGRKMGHVTRIRR; via the coding sequence ATGGCGTTTACGCTGTCCCCCGGCGCGCTCGCGCCCGGTTCAAGGATCGGCATTCTCGGCGGCGGCCAGCTGGGCCGCATGCTGGCGATGGCGGCCGCGCGGCTCGGCCTTCACGCGCATATTTATGCGCCGGAGCCGGACAGCACGGCTTTTGAGGTCTGCCGCGAGCGCACCCTTGCCGCCTATGAGGATGAGGAAGCGCTCGCCCGCTTTGCGGAAAGCGTCGACGCCGTCACTTACGAATTCGAAAATGTTCCGGCCCGGACGGCGGCGCTGCTCGCGGGCCTGCGCCCGGTCCGGCCAAGCGCCGCGGCGCTTGCGGTCTGTCAGGATCGCCTGATCGAGAAAGAATTTCTCGCCGACATTGGCGTCGCCACCGTCAATTTCATGCAGGTCGATCATGCCGGCGCGATGGCGCGGGCGGTGGCGCAGCTCGGCCGGCCCTCGATCCTGAAGACGCGGCGGTTCGGCTACGACGGCAAGGGCCAGGTGCTGGTCCGCGAAGGCGCGGACCTCGCCGTGACCTTCCGCTCGCTTGGCGGCGGTCCGGCCATTCTCGAAGCTGTGGCGCCCTTCACAAAAGAGATTTCCGTCGTCGCGGCGCGCGGCGCGAGCGGCGAATTCGCCGCCTTCGACGTCTGCGAGAACACGCATGAGAACCACATTCTGAAATTCACCACGGCGCCCGCAAGGATCGCCGTGCAGACGGCGGCCGAGGCCGTCCTGCTGACGCGGGCGATCGCCGAGGCGCTCGATTATGTCGGCGTCCTCGCCGTCGAGATGTTCGTTATCGAGCCCGCGGGCGGCGGCGAGCAACTGCTCGTCAATGAAATCGCGCCGCGCGTGCATAATTCGGGTCATTGGACCCTCGATGGCGCGGCGACCTCGCAATTTGAGCAGCATATCCGCGCCATCGCCGGCTGGCCGCTCGGCGCGACGTTCCTCAATGGGAGCGAAGTCGAGATGGAAAATCTGATCGGCGAGGATATTTATGCGTTCGAGGCGATTTTGCGCGAGCCCGGCGCCTGTCTCCACCTCTATGGCAAGGCCGAAGCTCGGGCGGGCCGCAAGATGGGGCATGTGACCCGCATCCGGCGCTAG
- the purE gene encoding 5-(carboxyamino)imidazole ribonucleotide mutase, translating into MGSQSDWETMRHAASVLDELEIGYEAKIISAHRTPKRLYDFATGAKAAGFRVIIAGAGGAAHLPGMTASLTQLPVLGVPVESRALKGQDSLLSIVQMPAGIPVGALAIGRAGAVNAGLFAAAILALTDAALDARLFAWREAQTQAVAVEPERED; encoded by the coding sequence ATGGGCAGCCAGTCCGATTGGGAGACGATGCGGCACGCCGCCTCGGTGCTCGACGAGCTCGAGATCGGCTATGAGGCGAAGATCATTTCGGCGCACAGAACGCCGAAGCGGCTCTATGATTTCGCGACTGGCGCCAAGGCGGCGGGCTTTCGCGTGATCATCGCCGGCGCTGGCGGCGCCGCGCATCTGCCGGGAATGACCGCCTCGCTGACGCAGCTTCCCGTTCTCGGCGTTCCGGTCGAGAGCCGCGCGCTCAAGGGGCAGGATTCCCTGCTGTCCATCGTGCAGATGCCGGCGGGCATTCCGGTCGGCGCCCTGGCGATCGGCCGCGCCGGCGCGGTCAACGCCGGCCTTTTCGCCGCAGCGATCCTCGCCCTGACGGACGCCGCGCTCGACGCGCGTCTTTTCGCCTGGCGTGAGGCGCAGACGCAGGCGGTCGCGGTCGAGCCCGAACGCGAGGACTGA
- a CDS encoding L,D-transpeptidase, with product MLGTQKSVCRLIGAATIAAALYAAPAQALDNPMAAVGLANFNPLGDFLNIFREPATKRKLIAWSGDQPGGTVVVSTSERKLNYVLGDGTAIQYGVGVGREGFTWSGTKKVTMVREWPGWTPPSQMLKRRPDLPRYMPGGIDNPLGARAIYLGSSLYRIHGSNEPETIGAAVSSGCIRMTNEDVTDLAARVKVGTKVVVLK from the coding sequence ATGCTTGGAACACAAAAATCGGTTTGCCGGCTCATCGGCGCGGCGACCATCGCGGCGGCGCTTTACGCCGCTCCCGCGCAAGCGCTCGACAATCCGATGGCCGCCGTTGGCCTCGCCAATTTCAATCCGCTCGGCGATTTCCTCAATATATTCCGCGAGCCGGCGACAAAACGGAAGCTGATCGCCTGGAGCGGCGACCAGCCCGGCGGCACGGTGGTCGTCTCGACGAGCGAGCGAAAGCTCAATTACGTCCTCGGCGACGGGACGGCGATTCAATATGGCGTCGGAGTCGGACGCGAAGGGTTTACCTGGTCCGGGACCAAGAAGGTGACGATGGTCCGCGAATGGCCGGGCTGGACGCCGCCGAGCCAGATGCTGAAGCGCCGGCCGGATTTGCCGCGCTACATGCCGGGGGGCATCGACAATCCCCTCGGCGCGCGGGCGATCTACCTCGGCTCGAGCCTCTATCGCATCCACGGCTCGAACGAGCCGGAAACGATCGGGGCCGCGGTCTCGTCCGGCTGCATCCGGATGACCAATGAGGACGTCACCGATCTCGCCGCGCGCGTAAAGGTCGGGACCAAGGTCGTGGTGCTGAAATAG